CCTCTGGAGAGGTGAGTGAGCTGGAATGCTCTTTCCCGCCCGCACATCTCCTGCAAAGGGAGGGGCCACACTCCCTTAGTCCAACCTTCCTCCTTGTTCTTAGAGCCTCGCGGCAGCAGGTGAACCAAAAGACTCAGCTAGCGAGAggaatattttgaagaaaaaagacaaaattcaGAACCAGTCAGGTCCTTGTGCCCTCACACAGTGACACACCCCATAGTTTGAAAACCAATGGTTTAGATTAAGTCAGATTAATCTCCCACCTGAGTAACAGATACATGATAGAAGTAATGAACTTTGACACTGTTCTCGCCTTTCATGGGTCTGGGATCTCCCAGACTTTGCTAAATCGTAGAACATGGACTCAGATGGTTGCTATTTATAACTAGGACAAAAAAGGCCCATCTACAAAGGCCTCAGGCCACTGGCTGACAAACAGTGTGTGTAGCCTTATCGTGTTCTGCCTTAAGCAGAAGAGAACGTAGTTTGGGGATTATGGTCTGGCTCTGGCACTGAGGAGAGCCTATCATCAGAAGCCACAAAGCAGTGTTGCGGAAAGACTGCAACAAAAAATGTTAGCTTTATAATGGATGTTTCTCCATCCTTCCAAATATCATGCTGCAGCTGTTGCCATCGATACTAAACTGATTATAGTTACTAATAGCTTTGCTGACCTCATCCACAATGACACAGCTGAAAGGGTCAAGTCCTTGCCGACGAAAAGCAGACTCTAGCAGAAAGCCTCCGCTTGTGCTCAACGTGCAACAGATGATGTGGGACTCCAAGATGATGCTAGCCTGCACTTCCTGAGGGCGCCCTCCAACCTTTGAGTACAAGGGCAAGACTCTTAATATCGTGCTTCTTTTAGACGGATTTAAAATTTTCTTAATCATCTGTTTTGACTTGTGATAACAGCATCTACCGGTTTGGTCAATTCAAACAGCTAAACATATGGTTACACTAAAATCAGCTCCTTTGGAGGGATATTAACTCATACCAAAAGAAACTGAacatgaaacaaatatttttagtcTGCCTGACTAAGGTTTTGCTCTCACTAACTCCCAAACACAACAATATCTCTATGTAGTTTACAAGACATTGCTGTACAGGATGTAAACTTCATTGAAAGTGTACTTTTATATCTGTATGTATGCAATCCAGACTTTACAATTGTTGTATTAGAATTAGTTCACCATCACCACATTCTTTAACTCCTTAGGACAAAGTAGGGAGTCATGAACAGCCTATATCCGTTACACATCCAACTTTCATGATACCTTGGATAGCTGCCTGTAGTTTGGCCCTATTTTCTGCTTTttgcaaaagagctcagcatcagAGTGTGTTTCTACCTCTAAGAGCATATCAAATTACTTTACATAACTTCAACATTCTCCATAAGCCAAGTAATTCCCCCAATTCCTGTGTGCTGACTtgcttaaaaacatttaaatgtatttcaGCCAGATGTTTAGGAGCAGGATGGTGAAGGGAAGGAGTCCTGAGGGAGAGTTCATATATAATAGATGTCTCCCCTAGAGTCTGTTGCTCCTAACAATGCTCAAGTGGGTAGattgttcattattttaaattcacCCTAAACTAATGATGTTACATTTAACACATTTCCCATCTGTTTCTTTGTAAAATCCTGCCAGCAGAATGTACCTGGATTTTCACTCACGTTTTATTTAGTTACTTTTAAATCCTCCCAGCAACCTCAAAACCAAGAACCATCTATTTTGGAAGAGATGAAAAAATGATGCATCTATACAAATTAACCAAGTTTGTTTTAAAGAGTTGCCCTGAGGAAAGATTCCTACCTGCCTCAGCTGAGAAGTGAGTTGTTGCCGCTCTCTTGAAAGTCTGGCAATTTCCTCATCTAACTTTTGACTCTGAAAGAAAGATATGAACTGGAATATTCGTATCAAGAGTAATTAACAATGCACATTTCCTTTGTTCTCCTATGGCCTCAAGGTTTTCTATACATCTAAACATGTTCAACTTACAGCCTTTTAATATCTAAGTGTACCTGTATATGCAGACCACAGTGTCTTAGAAAAGATACACAACTGTGAGCTGTTGACAACATAAGATATTTAGATTCCTAAACACACTACACTGGCTTGTCTCCATGAAGCTAAGCACTGTAATTTACTATCAAGTAGCTGCAACACACAAGTATGCCAAGCGTTTAAAGCAAAAATTGAGGGGAGACTTATAAGTGAAGTAAAGTATATCAAGcagtcataaaaatgtttctTGTCTGACTGCTTGATatgtaaagagacaaggtgggtgatggaatatcttttattggaccagtttctgttggtgagagagacaagatttcaagctTACATGCAGCTCTTCTTGAAGTCTGGGAAAGTtaatcagtgtcacagctaaataaaaggtggaactgattgtttagcataacAACACTGCTTGATATGTATCCAATTCCAGGgttaaaggtaaaaaaaaaatctaagcttAAAAACACACAAGAAAATGAATTCATGAAAGTTTTTAAGTGCCAATTACAGTGAGCAAGAAAGGACTATTCCCTCTAGCTGACCACAAAGTAAATGAAGGATCCTGCAAACTGCCTTAGAGAGTTCCAGGTGTGTACATTGCCTTATCTAGAACTTTGACACAGCTAAATGACAGAGACAAATGCCTCTATGGTAGAAGGCTATTAATTCCTGGCTTATTTTAACAGTATTGGTCAAGTGCCATGTGTTTGGAGGGATAAAAGAAAACGTTGCTTCCCATCACAATTGACAAAGGTATATTCAGTTTAGAAAGAAGAACTCTTGTGGATTGAGCCTCCACAGAAATGAAGATGTATGAAAAAAAACTACAAAGCAAAATTAAACTACCTTCTGCCTCTTATCACATCTATCCATGGCACGCTGCCGAGAGAGACTGTCCAGCTGGCGATCTAGGGCTTCCTTTTTCCTGTGAATATCCTGGTCACGGCCAGGTTGTCCCCGgtctatgaaaataaaatgaggaGGAAATTAAAAGGAGAAATTTAAATGTTAcagaccaatttaaaaaaaaaaaaaaaaaaaaactatgtgaCTAGCACCACCTAAGAATGAAAGGACTGGCGCCCAGTTTACTTGTCATTGTTTATACTCCTTTTACTTCCTGCATTTCTCACCTTGGACAACAAAAATCAATGAAGTCAGTATTCTTTCTATTTATTAGCCAGGCTTTTAAATGCCACAGTGTCTAGATTTCAAATGCTACTGAAGGGTTTGTTTAAATACAAACGTTCTCAGTAGATTTTTATTTGCAGGAAAAATCTATTCGCCTTATAAAAgctgtttacttttttaaaaaaaatacaaaatttaagtTTTAGGCCAAATTTATATTGACAGTGTCCCCCTTTTTAGGCCCGTAGAGAAAACAAGTTCCTTATAAAAGCACTGTGGCACAATATAGGCTGTTCTATAAATACCTGCCTTCATGACGTTTCTCCTTTGTGTCCAGTGGAACTGAGCACATCGCATAGCCAGTCTCAAGACCATATTCTTATAAAGGAAACTAAAGTAATCATTTTTGCATGTTACTTACTCATCCTGTGGCTAACTTGGCTGTCCAGGCTGAATCTCAGGACATCAGTGCTTATTGACTTTTCTGGACCTAGTCGCACTAAGTTTATATCTCCACAATTTCCTGTATATAAACCACAATTTCAGATTATAGATTCAAGATAGGAGCTAGTTATGCTAGACTTCATTATCTACactatttctcatttaaaaagggCATTTTCTGATGCAAATTTACATATCTGCTATGAGATCACAGTCAGAAATGCAGGCACATGAATATGGAGTAAACATCAGCTATATGGAAGAATCCTTGAGAGCTTCAGTGAAgccatgtttaaaaaacaatgcaTGCAGTTCTGACAGCAGTATTTTGCCTGTGTACTGGAATATTCCCTGCTAGTAATTCACTTCTCCTAACACTGACCCACCAAAGTAGAGAGCAGTCCCTCCCTTTGCTTAGACATTGTCAATTTCACACAAGCACAAACAGTGAGAGAAAATAGAACCACAAAGTGAACTGACTCCAGAATATATTGCAAAAACATTTTACCCTGACCTTTAATGGCAACTCAAACTGATAACAGCTGGAAATTCCAATAGTTTCAGTATAAAGATGGAAATCGTCCATCCAAGCCTTTGAGCCATATTGAGAAAAAAGTGTATTAATACTTTAACACAAAAAGAGGAAAAGGGTCAGTGATAGTGATTTCAAGCTGCAAAGTTTTGTAAGTGCTTGCTATTAAAGCAATATAGTCACTGACAAACAAGTTATACCATGCACATTCTAGAGAAACATATGAAAGCAATCAATAGGGAGTGTGAGGTCATACTGATTATGTTCTTCTGTGGGGAGAACGTATCTTACTCTTATCTGTATAGCACTGTAATTGTACACATGCTTTATGAATAAGTGATGATATGAAGCAATTGCATCCTGGTTAAACAGTTCCTTTTTCTCCTTCAATGTTACCCATTTTATATATGGAGATAAACTTGCACACCCAAAGGATTTTTTCTGTCTTGGCATTTTTCTTTGAATTCCAAGATTATCTTTTTCATGAGTTCATCAACAGCAGCATTGGATGGTGCACAAACCAGAACACGGTTTCGCTTGATCTTGGCATTCAAGTTTTGAGCTGGATTCTCATTCCCAGACCTCTGCAGGTTAATAAACAAGACATCAAAACCAGCAGTCTAGTCcagatttttaatttcaaaagttaGACAGTACACTCCTCTCAAACAGGATATGGTTAATCTGGAAGGCTGCTTTACTGGGACCTCTCTCAGGGAACCACCCAATCTTAACAGTGAGTAGCAATGACTTCTGCTTAAACTGCAAAGTATTGGCATGAATTCTATTTAATGGAGATACATCTGGCTAATGTATAGGGAGTTAACACGAAAACTAACAGGTGTGATGATTTTAGTGTGACAGATGACTCAGGTTTCTTACCTTGCTAACTATGCAACAGCTAGGCAAAGTAGATttatgcattttgtttttcaagCATTGCTGGAattaataacttttttttccaaaatgcatGTGGTGTTTCAATACCAGAGTCACAGCTAGTAGCCAATGAAATTCACAGCCTCTTATTCAGTACCAAACAAATAAAAGTGAATGAGTTATATTCTCTAGTAGTTACTGCAATAAATACTTTAAGAATAATTACATTTAGTTCATGTCACCAACTACTTCATTTCACTGCTTCTCTTGGGTGAGCAAAGGTAGAATGCCTGACGGAATATGTAACCATATTCACCTACCTCTGTCAGAATACGGTACAGGAGTCCAACAATAGTTTTTGATTTCCCTGTCCCAGGTGGCCCATGGATCAGGCAGATTCTGGGAAGTCTTGGATGCTCCTTCACCATAGCATAAGCAGTTTCAATAGCCTTCTTCTGATCTGCATTGTAGTCTCTCATGTAGGAAGTctacagggaaaaaaataatgttcTGTTAACTGAAGTCATCAATAAAAGTTTCTGTGCTTTCAGTTTGCGTTTCTTGTTGTGCCCTCAGTTTGAAGAGCTTATAGAGTGCACACACTTCTGAGACTGAGTTTTCTCTCTGCACAGCACACCCCTGACCTGAAGGCTGCTACTGAGAGGATTTTAGGTCTCCCATGCCTTTCCTTTTACCTTTCTACCACCACCCCCTCAACTCCTAAGCAGATATTTCTCCACCAAACAGCGGACAGGAGTGCTTCTTGATTAAAACAGATATCAATACAGTGccataaatcaaaacaaaaaagaggcATCTGAACATATGTTCAGCCCCTTATCTAAACACAAAGTTCATCAACTCCATGCAGTTTGACACTCAAAGATGCTTTTGAACCTGGCTCAGCTGCCCAATACTACGTTCAGTGAGCACCCAAATACTGGGATGGCTTTTCTAACAATTTAGCAAAATTGGTAAAATAATTTGCTCACTTGTCATCCCTCACCACCATTTACTACTTAGTTACAGGACTTACAGTGCTCTCGGAAGTTACATTCAAATCCCTGGGACAGAAGTCAGTGTAACTTGGATTTATGATGGGTTTAGCCAGAGGACTCCTGCTCAACAGTAGCAGACCTTTGAACCTTCGTTGCGTGGTCACTAGAGAGCTGACCACTACACATTTCACTGGCTGATTTATGTAGTATGACAAATTGCCTCGAGTTTGGACAGAAAGGTGACAGACAACATGCTGCTCATTTTGCCCTGTTAAAAGAAAGAGCATCATGGTAAAGCaaccatatattttatttttctcacatTAACGTTTCAAGTTTGATGGTTacatttcttttcaaatacaAATTTAACTACTCCTGCAACTCTTCACTCCAACGCATCTTAGTGCGTTGCAGCCTGATTCTGGAAGATGTTGAACATTTTCCAGCTGAGATTGTTAGGACACTCAGTATCTTACAGGACAGGGCCCAAAGAGTACGCACAGCACTTATTCACCATCAGTCTTTACTTAGATAGAATACCAAGGCTTTAACCAACTGTAGCAGTGCAGTCACCCCGCTCCAGTcagaaaggggttaaaagcatccaggagaggctggttgggtAGTCAGCCACAGGTGTGGTTGCACCCAGTTAGGGCACTGCTGGCCCTGAAaagagggcaggctgggagagtgagagagactcttgctccagctggggagaagagaggaccAGGTTGCCTAGGAGAGCAAGCAGGggtaccttggacagagcagtactGGGaaagggcaggctgagctggggggctctggcctggcgaCGTCAGAGGTTGAGGCCTTGCAGCAAAGGCCTGAGGAGAtactagggctgcagggaggcagccaggCCAAGAAAAGGCAGTAGGttcaacccccttgccagtgatgagcgGCCATTTCAGACTGCAGTTTTCCCCTGAGAGAATGGGTTAGATGACGACTGGCAggagccactgaggcaaggtgggtatagggGGTTGGgtttcccctgggtggggagagccAGAATGTGGAGGCACTGCCATGGGGCAGCACCCCaaaaaggggcaccagggtccagaaGGGACACGGGGCCAGAGGTGGTGGAGACAACAGGGCAGGTAACAAAGGGCAAGAAACCGGCCAGAGGAGGTGCTCCTGAGCTGATGAGCTCAttcctggacaaccagcaggaggcgccgtgcCAGTGACTGCACGCCCTGCTACACCAACTTCATATAAAAATGTTATACACCCATTACAGCAGATCTCCACTTCTAGTTTACCACACGACACACTGAAGAGACTAACAACTAGGTCCAAGAAACAATGTCTAGGTCAGCTACATGGGAGGCACATGAGGATTAGACTCTTGGTCTATTACTTCCCAGGAGTAAGTGCTGTAAAAGAAGTGCATTCAACTTGTGTGGGAAATAAGTGTATAACATAACTAAACAGAAACCTTTTCAGCCAGCTAAGGAACAGTGTGTTATAAAGGGAGTGTTATAACAGGGTGTTATAAAGGGAGTCCGATTTTTATCGGGTCGCAGCAACACATGACTCTGAGGGAGGGCAAATATAAAAATCATAAACAGCATTTcaaaagagagagggaaattgCCACTTAATTATATGGCCCACTTTTGCTGAGTAAGGATTTGATTCCTGGGGTCTccataaattttttaaaatagaaaaagatgGTACCCGTAAAAGGTTTGTTGACACTTCAGCTAGACCAAGAAAGATTTTGAGGCTTGCCTGAGAGCAAGGCTCCCATGATGTTTCACGGGGAAGATGAAGCTAACTTTACAGAGTGGAATTTTACTGAGCAGTAACCCttagaatattttgaaaatggtTGTCGGAGATATTTTATCAATGTACTACCTGCAAGACACAAAACAAATAAACGTCTAAAATAAGGGCATAAAAAATGACTAACCAACAGATGTGGAGACAGTTCAAAAGTTGCAATGTTATGGGGAATCTTGGAAATAGCTTAAGATAACAAGTTTGTACCAAAAAGAGGAAATACATAAGGACCAGAATGATACACGATAAGGGTCAAAATAATTGCCCTTAAAAATCAGGAGGAAGTAGAGTATCTGCAGACTGAATGCATGCTGTCAGGGAAATATAGGGAAAAGTCTTTCACAGCTGTTGGTAACTATTTCTCTCAGTGTATGTGCTGTGTTTACTAAGCATTAATAAATCCAATCAAGCTAACTTATCCGAGGTTTGTTATTATTAAACTAACTCAGACTCAAGAGAACCCCTCTCACTAAACATAATCacagtttttaaattattattggtTATTGATTAGACTAATTGTTAATTCTTGATTAATTAATAGTACTTTGGAAAGTCTATATTAAGGGACAGGCCCAAATAAaggtaacattttaattttggaaCAACAAGGATGAAAGGTCTGATCAAATACTAACAGTGGCACTGTTATAACCTTTACAAGCCATATTGGTTGGAGAGTAAAAGGGTTCTCAAATTTATATTTAGATGATCAGACAATAGATTTGTTGCAGAAACTCTTCCTAAGCTAGCCATTGGAGACAAACACTaaagaagaaataataaatacaaataaaataagttaaaaatGTACCAATTAGAATGGATTTAGAGAAATATGACTTTGGAGGGAATAAAAAGATATGGTGTCATCATGCAAAAAGAACCAGCTCCCATCCTAGTGGATTATACTATAAAATCTCTCAACGACTTTTACTTACTCGTTTCACGGAGTGATGCACGGGAGAAGCGGGTCACAAAACCAACATGATACACTAGATGGCTCTCCATCTCGCTTTCTTCTgtaaaggtgttttgtttttcaggcaCCACCAAAAAGATCAAGTCGTCATCCTTTGGATGAAGCTGTTTTGCCAGATCACTTTCCCGAATGCATGCTACGGGGAACAATGTAAAAATTAACATGGGCACAGCCAGCCGTATTTGGGTAACCACTGAACTATTCATTTATTGCAGGCACTTCTGAAATATgcatctaatttttaaaatggttaaaagttACAGAAATGCAGACTTTACAGTGTGTGATCTGCCCAAGGCTCAAGGAATCTATGCAAGAAGCAGGATTATAACTCAAGAGTACCTGGTTGCCAATCTTGGACTCAGATCAGACACATGAAACCAAATAAGCCGAAAAGCTACTTCATTCCCATCTCCTTTTCCAGGAAATTTGTCAAACAATTCTAAATGGGTCAGATctgatatattaaaatatttagaaaacagcTTGGCATAGTGAGCAATTTTGAAGCATGAATTCCTTGCATGGGGTACTTTTCACCAACATGTATTTTGTACCTTTTTTCAAATAAACAATGGAAAAGTCTTATAAATCTGGGCATTCTGGATGTCACACGCAAACTGCTCCTACATAATTAGGAGTAATAGTTGTGCCATATCTGACTGGCACAATGTTTTCTCTAGATTGGCAATAAAGTACATTTCTGTTTATGCATTTATACCAAGCTCATCACTGTATTTGTAACTAGGCCTCAGGTTCGACCTGTAACCACAACATAAATTTGAGCACTCGGATTTGTGTATCTCCTACACCTATTTCTACCACTCAGTTTTAATTCATTAATTCAATTCATTGTATTTTTGCCTATTTCCCCAGAAAACTGGGTGTTTTCATAAATACTCACCTGTAAAATCTGCTCGATTCAAGTCAGCACAGAAATTTTGTAAGTGCAAATgataacaatttttctctcttgttttctgGTTTTCTATCCATTCCTGTGCAACCTGCATGTAATAAAAGTGGAagttatatgaaaatattttaggaGGTTGTTTTTCATAATGATAAATTATGTTCTAAAATTACACCATGATTTGTCATGACTAGTGAAGAACACCAGTACTGAAGTGAACTGGCAGAAATGAAGCAAAACCGATGGTACTGTTGCAGGTCAAGATATAAGGTGACCTTCAAAATGGAACAACATTCAATATTTGTGCAAGAAAGAAGCCTGAAAGGGTTTTTCTTACCAGTCTGCTCCAAAAacagtttttctgtttttttactgTCAAGTCTTATCTGCCCTGTTTCTGCTGAAGGACTTTTTGGGGGATGCAGAGGTGGGGCTTGAAAGCACTCTCAGACGCTAATTGAAGGGACAAGGTGAGCGAGGTAATaatttttattggactaacttttgttggtgaaagagacaagctttcaagcttacacagagttcttccttaATTGAAGGGACAGGGATATCGTATCTTTACCAGAACACTTTTCTAGCAAATGTTTGTGTTACACTGATGTTAAAGTTTTAAGCAGTCTGAAATAAGATCATTTCCCATATCAACTGGATCTCTTTTGCAAAGCTTCTTGATGTCAGAAGCCTGACTGATCTATTCATTCTTAACAtgtttttggaaaacaaaatagCCAAGACCTGACTTTTTCTTGTAAAAAGACATTGAGATTTTCCCTTTTAGGCCTTCTTTATACACTATGAAGAAAAAGGggcacaaacccaatttttccctTTGCAGGTGGCCTTTTTAAAGTTAACTGAAAGAGCTCAGTTATAGTGGATGGGAGTGCAGAGGGCATGGCAACAGTGCTCATGGAATGTCATTTTTTTGAGCACTAAATTAAGCTATAACATTTTAAGCTCTAACCCTGTCCTTTCCACAGAAATGTATAAATatcattaagatttttttttttaaaaatcaaggcacaataacattttcagaagttaaGATGAGCAGGTACCTAGCTCTTTTAGCTCTTCCTAAAATTTTCTGTGCTTGATGAAAACAAACTTAAAGTGGTAACAATGTCATAAAAAAAAGCAGATAAGTTACTTACTGTTTCAAAAGCATTTAGCATCATCAAGGggaaaaatgtgttaaaatagTCATTGTATCCCTGAAATTTGACAGGAACAGAGACCATAATTGATTGAAGAAGGTTATGTGGAAGTCCAAACTGGCTGAAGTTGACAAACATTTCATAGTTCCATTTCAGAATCTCTGTAACAAAAATACTATGATCACGCTGTTGAGTGACAAGAGCATTTGCTTGTGGAAAGGAAGGGAGACCTCTTGCTTGCCCTGAATGAGCCCCCAAGGCAGACCTGTTGGGAAAACATGAAGTACTGTTTGTCTGCATGTTCTGGGGCCGGAGAACATTGCTGGAACTCTGGGACCGAAGACTATTGTTGAAACTTGGGGTCTTGACTATCTGGTTCTCTGCCGATACAGCTTTTGGATTCCCTGTCTTGGACACTCTGGATTTTACCACATTTGACTTGGCTTTTGATGACGAgtgctttgaaatattttcaagatCCTTCGTGAGGTTGGCACTCCGTGAAGAGCTATTTGAGCTGAAAATTTTAGTAGTGGAAGGTTTTTCAGGCTTACGAAGTGGTAAACCTGGCTTGACAAAGAGATGATCTGAAGCAGTGGCAGAATGCTTCCTACAGTACTCCACTGTCTTTTCCACCTGTTCTGTACAATCTTTGTACTTGCACTTCACAATACCTAAGGGCTCATTCTGCAGCAGACTTTCAGCAGCATCTACTTCCGTGTCTACTGGCTCTTTTTCACTAGCTATTATAATATCTCCAACATTTTCCATCTGCGAACACATTTCCATATCCACAGGATCTAACtgagttaaaaataaatcatcatcaCTCTCTTCATTTAATTTAGGCTTGCTCACTTCCAAAGTTGCCCCCTCAAAGTTAGGTGTAGATGGGGAAACTAGAGGGACAACATATTCTCTCTCTGCAGGTTCATTTTTGTAGTCTCCATTTAAAGATGAAGAAAAACATGATTTGATCTGTAATGCAGGAACTGCCATATTGTTTTCTTCTATTTTCATGTTAGATTCCTTAGAACCATGCGGAGCCATTTTATTCATGTGTGTAGTTTGGACTTCCTTTCTCCCAGGTGAGAAgctttttctcacttttttcccGTCATTGCTTGAGGGATAGCATACCCGCTCAGCTGTGCTCGCTTTTTGTTTTTCACTAGTTCCCGCAGCAGATACTGGGTCAAAATCCACAGGCTGTTTTATTGGgtgctttggatcagacttttcagttatttttttccttctgccctCAGAACTTCCTATCTgatttttccctctccccacttgtGTGGGTCTTATCTGCCTCCGAAACGGAAGATCTTGGCAGGCTAACATTTTTCTATTATGTTTTGTAACTAGATTCTGTGGAGCAATTaatttagttttttgtttctgtggAGTCTGAACTGCcccagcagctttcccataacTGCGCAATTCAGCCAGACTATCTAAGGATCGCTGGGATAACTCAAATGCTTTGCGGGGGGCCTTTTTTAGGCCAAGTTTGACCACAGTTGAAGTTGGCTCAGGACACTGGTGAACTTTCTTTGGAGGAACTACAGCAGGGGTTGACCTGCAAGGCTCAGTATTTCTAGAACTAGTCTgaggaagttttttgttttgcacaGTTTTAAGGCTCATTTTTCTGGGACTTCTAAGGGCAGTTCTTACCAACTTGGATTTTGCTAAGCTTTTGCCTGGGCTTAAAGTGCTTTTTTTAATAGTCAACTTTGAAGCTAATGATACACTAGATGCAGATGCTCTGGGTTTCATCAAGCCTGTGTTTTTGGCATGGTCTTTAGCAACAGCATCTGGCTGAGTAGAATTCTCAGACTGAGCAGTTGCATTTCCCTGGATAGCAGGCTCTTGAAAAGTTGCCTCAGATTTCGTGCCAGTTTTACTAACTTCCTTATGAGACAGAGAATCTACCTGCCTTTTAACGACCTCTTCTGCTTTTTCAATGACATCATCACTGATATAATCTGTATCATAACCCCAGTCATTTATAGGATCTGCCAACTCAAAACTATCTGAAGCACATTTGCTTGTTGATGTCAAGTTAGAGTCTTGTTCCTGTGCCTGATTCACTTCCTCATCATTTATCTGAGAATCTTGCCAGACTGAAAAGACATCATCTTCAGTTTCAAACTCAAAAAACTGAGAATTATGTTCCTCACATGGCAACGGGGAGCTATGAGTCTCCAATTGCTCTTTTTTGTTTGCACTATCAGAAACATAGTCAGGTGTTAAAGGCTGTTTTTCTGGACACATATACACATCTTTTTTTACtggtttcttaatatccaacttTTTTTCCTCATCAGAAGAGGAATCTGAAATGACGATGACTTCATTCTTGGGACAATCTGCATCAGAAGAGGACTCATTACTTTGGCCCTTTGTGGATGATCTAACAGCACCTTTTACCTTCCTTTTAATGTGACTCAGATGTACTGAGCGTTCTTGGCTTGAATCAACAGGA
This genomic window from Chelonia mydas isolate rCheMyd1 chromosome 16, rCheMyd1.pri.v2, whole genome shotgun sequence contains:
- the SETX gene encoding probable helicase senataxin isoform X8, whose translation is MSTCRWCTPGGSSTTQFLRTYASKTLSPEDRAAANDDLCYCLECVVEYHKARDELPSLLQEILWELETSRLIDHFEKSMKTDIEEDDELFIVDDNGETKLSGYTGPDFENNLRVPLLEILKYPYLLLHERISELCVEALCKMEQVNFSFQVFDKHPGIYLLLVHPNEVIRRWAILTARNLGKVDRDDYYDLQEVLTCLFKVIELGLFDSPDIYSSSMIEKGKLILLPSHLYDTTNYKNYWLGICMLLTVLEEQAMDSLLLGPDKQNDFMQSILHTMEKQTDDESIDPFWPALHCFMVILDQLGSKVWGQLIDPVQAFQTIINNVSYNNEIKNIRNSSRRTKSEPESNYEEEMVTCSQIVYNYNTEKPKKDTGWKTAICPDYCPNMYEDMQTLANVLQSDIGQDMRVHNSTFLWFIPFVQSLMDLKDLGVAYIVEVIHHLCSEIKGFLSERVQQCDKVSEFFILILVSVVELHRNKKCLHLLWVSSQEWVEAVVKCAKLPTIAFTRCSEKAPGNATKLTPTISSQASNSVQHACVQLIRSLLREGYQLGQQTVCKQFLDKLNLLLRGNLPMGWQLNNRETQELQMCLKQVIRSIKDRSSNASIPVENSVICTNLPTIAIKQEKGTASDRCQMNIQYRDSLSPPFSLASGSDEACQESSSPRRRGIWEEEYREMSFNNTKLCVTAECLLTDIKKEPHDRSFQECEHSVSSGATKIHKDTHKNGNNYQVQGNQNKNNSLLKQCFNTSPQVCDFKSHAILERDETEVRMPECLSAQSCSSSHEDTHSSNGKDGSCSPNSCSKFKVDPDKITNLKTQVQNADWATKLLKLMKQSASNSEADQLQSRSESLCTSKDGSRDQEVNILNEGETSVNFNTSNASENKQENSMNSTFQIKVLSLKQESNDTKADYSNFIKKEAGLEESESGGEEDNIPLDTFIHYLKKKRSLSGRSSSLPKPLLNKDLNTEIPDQGQSNSGSLCPKRGDLKDQKVSMLRTDKTSANFNSLSSSENKEEIPRNAPLISPLLIKHESTDRLLDFSRYFKREGDSEEKRNHEDNAAVACDLVKQFGASPLTDSQIDRDLDKLSLAAYAKGVNFPVDSSQERSVHLSHIKRKVKGAVRSSTKGQSNESSSDADCPKNEVIVISDSSSDEEKKLDIKKPVKKDVYMCPEKQPLTPDYVSDSANKKEQLETHSSPLPCEEHNSQFFEFETEDDVFSVWQDSQINDEEVNQAQEQDSNLTSTSKCASDSFELADPINDWGYDTDYISDDVIEKAEEVVKRQVDSLSHKEVSKTGTKSEATFQEPAIQGNATAQSENSTQPDAVAKDHAKNTGLMKPRASASSVSLASKLTIKKSTLSPGKSLAKSKLVRTALRSPRKMSLKTVQNKKLPQTSSRNTEPCRSTPAVVPPKKVHQCPEPTSTVVKLGLKKAPRKAFELSQRSLDSLAELRSYGKAAGAVQTPQKQKTKLIAPQNLVTKHNRKMLACQDLPFRRQIRPTQVGRGKNQIGSSEGRRKKITEKSDPKHPIKQPVDFDPVSAAGTSEKQKASTAERVCYPSSNDGKKVRKSFSPGRKEVQTTHMNKMAPHGSKESNMKIEENNMAVPALQIKSCFSSSLNGDYKNEPAEREYVVPLVSPSTPNFEGATLEVSKPKLNEESDDDLFLTQLDPVDMEMCSQMENVGDIIIASEKEPVDTEVDAAESLLQNEPLGIVKCKYKDCTEQVEKTVEYCRKHSATASDHLFVKPGLPLRKPEKPSTTKIFSSNSSSRSANLTKDLENISKHSSSKAKSNVVKSRVSKTGNPKAVSAENQIVKTPSFNNSLRSQSSSNVLRPQNMQTNSTSCFPNRSALGAHSGQARGLPSFPQANALVTQQRDHSIFVTEILKWNYEMFVNFSQFGLPHNLLQSIMVSVPVKFQGYNDYFNTFFPLMMLNAFETVAQEWIENQKTREKNCYHLHLQNFCADLNRADFTACIRESDLAKQLHPKDDDLIFLVVPEKQNTFTEESEMESHLVYHVGFVTRFSRASLRETRQNEQHVVCHLSVQTRGNLSYYINQPVKCVVVSSLVTTQRRFKGLLLLSRSPLAKPIINPSYTDFCPRDLNVTSESTTSYMRDYNADQKKAIETAYAMVKEHPRLPRICLIHGPPGTGKSKTIVGLLYRILTERSGNENPAQNLNAKIKRNRVLVCAPSNAAVDELMKKIILEFKEKCQDRKNPLGNCGDINLVRLGPEKSISTDVLRFSLDSQVSHRMNRGQPGRDQDIHRKKEALDRQLDSLSRQRAMDRCDKRQKSQKLDEEIARLSRERQQLTSQLRQVGGRPQEVQASIILESHIICCTLSTSGGFLLESAFRRQGLDPFSCVIVDELSLLVHLLPRGSKNKEEGWTKGVWPLPLQEMCGRERAFQLTHLSRG